Proteins encoded by one window of Pseudomonadota bacterium:
- a CDS encoding DUF4105 domain-containing protein, whose amino-acid sequence MPRAFSGVAAGLSILLCAAALFAAPAEGGRYKVHVLTVGQGDALFSRFGHIGVVVDDRAQRTRKVYNFGTFDFDDPALRIRYARGDLIYWLSVASYRGILSFYQYDNREVQLRTLALTPEQAADVAARLEKNARPENRNYKYRHYLDNCCTRIRDLIDGATGGAIRRGRDAAPTGRTYRDWTRRALEGMPIYSAVILYSLGPAIDRPITRWDEQFLPSVLSEDLDATRLPDGRPLVESSRVLMKRRGPAVGAEIETLDVVVLGIVGVVLAFGLVVPLFVRRRGLANRALGVGLASYGLVAGLGGLMLVLYWVATTHTDTHYNENLLVTPITHLLLLGPGLKLLFTGRLGARTWRLLELYAAAALGVVFLDLALKLGPFIQDNTGVVAFAAFADAALLTGLRRCRR is encoded by the coding sequence ATGCCCAGAGCGTTCAGCGGCGTGGCCGCGGGCCTGTCGATCCTCCTGTGCGCGGCGGCGCTCTTCGCGGCGCCGGCGGAGGGCGGGCGCTACAAGGTCCACGTGCTGACGGTCGGCCAGGGCGACGCGCTGTTCTCGCGGTTCGGCCACATCGGCGTCGTCGTCGACGATCGCGCGCAGAGGACGCGCAAGGTCTACAACTTCGGCACGTTCGACTTCGACGACCCGGCGCTGCGGATCAGGTACGCCCGCGGCGACCTGATCTACTGGCTGTCGGTCGCGTCGTACCGCGGCATCCTGTCGTTCTACCAGTACGACAACCGGGAGGTTCAGCTCCGCACGCTCGCCCTCACGCCCGAGCAGGCGGCCGACGTCGCGGCGCGGCTCGAGAAGAACGCGCGGCCCGAGAACCGAAACTACAAGTACCGCCACTACCTCGACAACTGCTGCACGCGGATCCGCGACCTCATCGACGGCGCCACGGGCGGCGCGATCCGGCGGGGGCGCGACGCGGCGCCGACCGGCCGGACCTACCGCGACTGGACGCGGCGCGCGCTCGAGGGGATGCCGATCTACAGCGCGGTGATCCTGTACTCGCTCGGCCCGGCGATCGACAGGCCGATCACGCGGTGGGACGAGCAGTTCCTGCCTTCCGTGCTCTCCGAGGATCTCGACGCGACGCGCCTCCCCGACGGCCGGCCGCTCGTCGAGAGCTCCCGCGTCCTGATGAAGCGCCGCGGCCCGGCCGTGGGCGCCGAGATCGAGACGCTGGACGTCGTCGTGCTCGGCATCGTCGGCGTGGTGCTCGCGTTCGGGCTCGTCGTGCCGCTTTTCGTGCGGCGGCGCGGCTTAGCGAACCGCGCGCTCGGCGTCGGCCTCGCGTCCTACGGGCTCGTCGCGGGGCTCGGCGGCCTGATGCTCGTCCTGTACTGGGTCGCCACGACGCACACCGACACGCACTACAACGAGAACCTGCTCGTGACCCCGATCACGCACCTCCTCCTGCTCGGCCCGGGGCTCAAGCTGCTCTTCACCGGGCGGCTCGGCGCGCGGACCTGGCGCCTCCTCGAGCTGTACGCCGCGGCCGCGCTCGGCGTCGTGTTCCTCGATCTCGCGCTGAAGCTCGGGCCGTTCATCCAGGACAACACCGGGGTCGTCGCGTTCGCGGCCTTCGCCGACGCGGCGCTGCTCACCGGCCTGAGGCGCTGCCGCCGATGA